The Branchiostoma floridae strain S238N-H82 chromosome 12, Bfl_VNyyK, whole genome shotgun sequence genome segment ACTTGTCAGTGGCGCCCGTGAAAGGTGCCACAGCGGTCGCGAGAGAAGAGCTAGAGAAAGACGTCCGCAAAGCCAAAGGACCGTAGCCCTCCGACCTAGTCCTACATCTTCTTTGCTTGGTAaggttgtatcttcttctgtttataGCACTGCTTTGAACAAACCCAGCGCTACCTGATATGTCGTTTTTAGATCACTCGGTGCGGCACAAACAACGATCGAATAACAACGGTAGAATTTTTTCTTACAACTATTGGCTATGAAAGAGTGCTGAAAACGGAGTAAAGCCTGGTTTCCGGAGGGCCCTTGCCTAGAAGTTTAAATGATATTGGCCGTGGACGGTCTGAAAGGGGCTTTGACCTTTAATCTTAATACCTTGGCCCTTCAAAATTGACCCGTTTCTCACTTGTCTTCAGTGCAAGTgtacaaaaatgtggatttttttaatccaaaaaCTCTTCTTGTTAAATCCATGCGTATCCAGTAATATAGTAGGAttgtagatgatgatgatggtggtacAGAGCGCATGCGTATTGGTAACCTTTACAACGCGATCAATGACACTTTGTGACGGCAATGACAAAACGTGATTCGGCGATCAGTCGACTAAAAGATACAGACAAAAAGTTTATGGCGCCCCCCGTCTAAAATCAGGGATGGCTCCAagtcctaatctccaagcagattctatggcagcataagatagtatcaaaagctgccagaggagttaagccggtctaggagtgtgtttggctacgggagtggctgatgactccctctggtaagctgtactccttagccagctttgatactatcttctgccgctggtaaatctgcctggatcCGGAGATTACCatgatactcttctcagcgaccacctgtctaaatcgaccgttttttttcGGTCCCCAtggtggtcgacttgggcaggtttgactgtatttaagCCAAGTGGCTGGCAAGAAGGATGGGTGCTTCGATGCCAATTGACACTATCCGAGGGCTCACAGACCTATATCTTGACTTTTAGCTTGGAGCCATGATATTTATACGTTTGCAAGTCGACCAAGATCTTTCTTTGATGCCTATACAAGTCATTGAAAACGGTTGGAAAGTCCTCATACTCATACTAACAAGACGACAATACAGTGGAATCCAGTTAATTTCACAGCGAAGTATCGTAcgcttctgttaattgcacgaaaccCCAAAATCCCACCGTGGTGCGgcccagcttaataacttcgcttatTTGCACCATTTGGATatttgcacgaaatgcactgacAATgcacggcttctactgtatagctTTTCCTTCGGTATTTTTTGGTCGTCGTCGTCTAGTGCATGATCGGGTGCCGTCTGGGAAAGGTTTGATCACCTTAGCCTCTCCACATGTCACTTCAAAAATAGTAGCAATTGGCCAAATAGCCAGATAACACACCAGGGGAGTTAGCCGGTCCAAACCTACACGATGCCCATGTCGCAAACTTGTATATCTTTTTGGCCAGGTTAGcctctggtgtgttatctgtctatcAGCCTGGTAGAACAGATGATCATCTTGCGTCGCTCAGTTCTAGCTGTGCCCATCAGTGTTCTTTTTTTAACTCGACTGTTGCGGTCCTTGTCTCTCCTTCAAGTGTCATTGAGCGTTTTAGTCTGTCTGGGTTTCATAGAGTATCATACTTCCCTCTAGTTatccaatttctactgttttcccGGCtatccgtggagcctggtagaggctaatcaccaagcagatattgcgtGGTGTAAGACAGTAACacaagctggggaaggagtttagccgacagaggagtaaattggccactacttgccacgcaagatctgcttggagattaggtagaGTCTACCTTTTCTGCACGAGCCCTGCCTCTGAAAACAAACGTGTTGTTCCCATTCCAAGAGTGCTTTGTTTGACCTCGTTAGAAAAGACAATGATCGAATGGGATTTTATATCTACAGCTTTTGTAACGTTCTTCGGTCCATTGTTTTTGGTCAATTGTTAACGATGATCAGTACCTCGTTAACAATGATAACTATCTAGTTAGCAAACAGATTTGCTTATCAATGACTGACATATGTAAATGATAAGTTAACAGTCGAGCAACCATGCAAATGGTAGTTTTACCTACTCTTTCGCCACTGCTTCGCAAAGGAAGTCGAAAAATAAGTTGCTTTAGAATTCTCACTCTGCAAACTGGgggtttattttgttgttttgttgctcGGGTAGGAGAAACCAACCATATGTAAATGCTAAGTTAACAGTAGAGCAACCAAGCAAATGGTACTGTAGTTTTACCTACTCTTTCGCCACTGCTTCGCAAAGGAAGTCGAAAAATAAGTTGCTATAGAATTCGCGCTCTCCAAACGGTGAGTTTATTTTGTTATGACTCGCTCGGGTAGGAGAGACCAACCACTGACGTATGTTCTGGATTATGCCTAATCAATTTAAGATCGTTTTGTCCAATACATCCGAGACCGGTACGACGTTCGGATTACGCCGCCTTTCTTGTAAATCACCGATCCTTAAAGGGCGTAAGGGCGGTGTTTATGTCGTCTTAAGCTGCCAGAAACGACTCAAGTTTGCCGAGACGCCTGGGCCGAAAAACTCTCCGTGTTATGAGACACAAAGGTCGCACAAGATCGTGGTTAGATAGCTTTTACCGGCATATTTGGGGAACTTTGGTCGCCGATATCGTTCTATTATGTGAATGTTTGGTGCATATTTTGGTTACCTCCAACCAGGTAGCCTGCATGAATAGCTCCAATATTCCCACATACCTCTCACCCCCGCGACGGGACCTGAGATCTCTTCAAAACTTTACTTAAGGTGTTTCCAGTTAGAAATTCAGCAAACAAGTGCTGGATCCGTCCATAACAATAGACCCTTATCCCGGATTGAATGGGGGTATGCGGAGTGTGGTGGTGGCGAACAAAACGTTGGTGTTGACATAGACCAAAGGCTTTGTGTAGAACAATGGACAGGTGGGCAGCCTCGCTGAGCGCAGTTTATGAAGATATTTTTGTCGCCATGGCAGCGGCAAACAAACAGCGaggcgtgcatgtgtgtgcaggtTGAACCGTTGTGGTCTTGAGAGCACTACTAGTACTCCAGTCGACTCCGCGCTCTCTGTGGAAGTCCCACCGTCTCGTGCATGCGGCGTGTGGGCGATCGTGGGTCTACTCTTGTTTCAACGGAAGACTTCGTTGCAAATTCCTTGGATTTTGGTGAGTTGTTGCATAGATAATGTTCTTAAGGGATATTCAGATGAATATTCTGTTTCTTAAAGCCTAACGTAGGTCTcggtcactgatgaaaggtagttGATGCTGTCCGGAATGTCTAAAGAAAACGTATCAAGTTACCTGTTTAGTTTATACTGTGCAATGTTCTACCCTATTTTATTTCTTGGGATAGTGGGACTTCGGCTGAGTTCACTTAtttattgtatcttttatgtggtgctgttgaaataagtttgtataACTCGAGTGCAGCGCCAAATTGTCTTTTTTATGTGttcttgaatttaaaaaaaagtgttcTACCCAATCACTAAATTCCATTGACGTATTCGTTATATGTTAGATGTAGAAGAACATTGATCTTAGAAATGTGAATGTACAATTTTCTGTTAAAACTTGCCACAAAAATGCATAATATGACCATAGTGTTTCTCAACTTGTCACGTATATATTAGGACATGTATCACATCGTTTTGTATTGGAAAATACTTTATTTTCTTTGGCATCTTTCTTACGCATCGTTGGGTTACCACAGGCTACCGCCTTCTGGAACAAGCTTGCCAACTCAATGTCACATTTTCCGTGCCAGATATTAAGTTTGCCTTTAGATTATTTTTATCAGTATATACTAATACTGTAGGGTTAACATTCTTTAGGATACGGTCAAGGAGTATTGATTGAATTGTAGATACGGTTATGTTGAAACACCTGAACTTCTCCATAGGCGTATATGCAGGTAGTATATCATTCAATGTAACGATATACAATGATTTCTTCTTTGGGAACTGGAATGATATCAGAATTTAAGGTGAATGTAAGACGTATAGACAGGGAAAAATAAGAGAAACTGGAAAAAGTAGAAAAGATAGAATAAACTCTATCCATACAGTAAGTCTTAGAATTTTCGTTTACATTGTTATTACCTTCGTTaagaaggtattgtttttgggtgtctgtgtgtctgacTTTTCGCATAACCTATGGATAGACTGTGATGATGTTTCATATACGAGTATgtcttgggaagacgaaggcGATTTTgggctagcctccaccaggcctttctattttctagaatttcgagaaaaaaaaaaggaaattggccaggggagtcagtccaggCTAAGGTCGCTACGCGgtcgaccaactcctctggtagaaAAACACCACTGGAAAATTGTTCTCCCTatgatagccagcgtagtcagtctggtagagccTAGTTGTGGGCGTCTTAGCGCTTCTTTTAACACTACAGCAGAAGAACGTGTTCTTACAAATCATGGATGAATTCAACAATAGAGATGATTTGTTGTGGGTGTTTTGAAAACGTATATTTGAGACTTCTCTGTCAGCAACCGACTTAATCATCAAAGGTGTTCTATTCAAGCCAAGAACACATGTTTCCCGCTACGTTTCTGTGAATAACTACAGAATCCACCATTACCTATATCGATACCTTataaggaaaatacaacaaCACTCTTTCCCAATATAGTTTTATCAAGGCGCGTGGTTCGGATGGGGGTGATGtacgttaccatggttaccaaATGACACCGACAGTCCCACATATACTCCCTGTGGTGGCTAGGCACtatttgtaatctccaagcagatctggcagaggagtgaagccagcctataggagtgtgtatgctccgGTGCCCGTCTGTCTCCTTttggtctgcttggagattacatatgCACTTTGTAAACCACTAACGTTAGCCCAACCATTCGCTAAGCATGCTGGGATACAGGTCCCTTTGGCAAAACAGGTGTCTGCTACCCTACGCTCCGAGCAGATGCGAGGTCCGAGACTTATCAGTctgtacgtccaccagtttgttGGTCATTctgtacatcatgcaaaatctggacattttccttctgtcttcaaatgtcatccactgcagttctgttttcattttggtaacactagcatccctgttctagttgtttgtacagaatcgggcagcttggttctgtaccctttccagtttatctttgtcccTTCTTTGcatacgggtcccatactggtgcggcatattcaaggtttGGTCTTACCATATTTTTCAGAGGCTTTTGATGCCCGCGATTTTCTGTCTTATCAAGGCACACCACTAAAACAATGTTCTTATTGTGACAAAAACATGCATAGAACACTTGAGACGGAGCCGAACACtcacatctacttggagattaatgacGTCACAGTAACGCTACGTCAAACCCACTCCCTCTTGAAGCAAGTGCATGTTTACATTACAACCTTTTTCTAGATGTACAAACACTCCACATTTACGTGTTTACTCTAATGAAGCACTAAAGCAATACTGACGTAGGTTTGATGGTGAGAGCCGGTCTGATTTCTCTACGAGCCTGAGCAAAAGTAAAAGGGACGTCCCTGTAGCTCCTCTGGTAGCAGCATCACAGTTGAGCACCTGGttccaatggaccgatcctgtcgaacgccatatcgaacaaagaGAACctcctattctatttcgaacacgtcAAAAACTGTCACAGTGGGACAGAAATTCCTATTTTTGACGGaagtattcgaaatagaaccatgatcgaacagggggcggggtttggGGATCGGTCCATTTATTACTAGAAgtttggtaactgggagactccGGTTCAAaccctgggaagggcatctcggttggggctgcaccggccgtctttcggaagggacgtcaAGTGAAGGTTCTGTCTTTCGGAGGGGAAGTAAGATGAAGGTCTCgtgtttttttattaatttttcattttatttgaaaaacTTGACAGAATGATATTGCGAAATGACCAAATGTCCGTCCTGACTTAGTGCCACTCCCATTGGACGGAACAGTCCATGTTCCTCCTGTGTTATCACGTGTTTCATAAATGTACCGTCGGAACCAAACATGGAAACACGATGATTGCCGAACTCAGCCACGATGATGTTATCCTCGCTGTCCGTGATGACACAGTAGGGGCTATCCAACTGACCATGGCCGGAGCCAGATGACCCACACGTGTAGAGATGACCACCGGATGGGTCAAATACcttgatgttgttgttcctgTTGTCACTGATGATGATGTGGTTACTGTTGTTGACGGCCACACGAAGGGATGAACTCAACTGCTGTTGCCCTTGACCTTTGCCACCGAACTTCACCATGACGTCACCGCTGGGACTGAGTGCAAAAACTTGGCACCCGATAGTAACGATGATTCGTCCCAAGCCGTCAACAGCGATACCTTTTGTATCTTCACCTGCAGCTGCTCGTTTCACCTGGATGACACGTGAACACTGCTTGTTCAGCACGTGAATTCTGTTTCCGTTTCCGGTCACCAACAGCTCACCGTTTGTCAGTGCTGCCACACACGATGGCTTGAACCACAAATCAAACTTGTTCTTAAAGGAACCATCTTTGTCTAAGATCTGCAAACGTTCGTTGTAAAACTCGGCCACTACAATGAATCCATCTGTGGTAACAGCTAGGGAGAGCGGTGTACTAAACTGTCCGTCTCTACTGCCATCTTTTCCAACAGTTTTGATGTGGTCTAAAGCCGGCGCGCTACTATGACTCATCACAACGTTTGTTCGTACCTGCTTAGTTTGAGATGAACCTAACATCGGTATTCTTGTTTTCCTTACTCGGCCAACAAGTTTGGCTACTTCCTCCATCACGTTATCTTCCTGAGGGTCTAAGGTAAAATCTTCGATACTTTTGATTAGTTTGACAGCCTTGTTTATGGCGTTTTTGTCTGTGGTTTCATCCAGCCGTCTGGTCAGTTCTCTGGCCACCGACATGACCTCCGCTGGACTCCCGTACTCCAACACGTTGTCCGTGAACTGGACACAGCTCTTGGCCGAAGCCAGGTCCATCTCAGCTGCCTCCATGGCGGCTTGCAGCTGTTTCTCCCGAGCAGTATTCATGGTGCGAAGCTGACCGATTCGATCTTGCTTTATCTTCTTAACGGCATTGATGATATTAGTCGCCTGTTTTTCAATCTGCTCTTCTGTACGCTGTACCTGTGAAGACCAGTTGTCCTTTATCGACCGTAACTCGCCTACCCACTTCTCATGCAGGCCTACTGTGTTCTTGACCGTTGCAAGTTTTGCCTTGATCTTTGCCCCCTCTCTTTCGACCGCCTTCTCTATCTCCACATACTGGTGATCTTTGTGCGCCGTGACCAAACAGTGCAGACAGATGACCCGGTGACAGGTGTCACAGTAGAACTTGTGCAGTTCATTGTGAGTCTCACATTTGGAGGTCTCCCTTGCCCTTAGATCAGAGGCAAAATTACCAGACTGCACATCTTGAACTGTTACAACTTTGTGAGATATTGTGCCTTTGAGTCTTCGATGAGTGTCGTTACACacctgacacaggtagtctGTACATTCGAGACAGTAAAACTTTGCAGGTTCATCCTTCTCACATCCCATACACGGAACTCTGTCTTCTTCTAGTTCCGATGCTTCCCCTTTTGCTGACCACTTGGACTGTTGTTGTAAAATGTCGTGCAGTTTGCCAACAAGTAAGTTGTACTTCAGCCCCTGGACGCCATTTTCTGGGAGGGGCACGTCCTGTCGGCATGTTGGACAGTCCAGTTTCCCTACCGGCTCTGTGGCCAGGAGCCTCTCCAAACACGGCTggcagaaggtgtgaagacacggcaGCACCTTAGGCTGCTTGAAGTTCTCCAAACAGATCTGGCAGACGAGAAACTCGTCGGTAATTTCGCTGATTGCGTTGGACGCCATTATTCACTCAGTGCGCATGTACTTTGGAACTCCTACTCTTACATAATACAATGTCGAGATGGGGCTAAATATAAACAAATATACTTTTGCTTTATTGACCGTTAACTCGTGATACCTGGGATCTTCCATTGATTTATTTGTACTTAAACAAGGAGTAAAGTGCAACGAATACGTAGAAAGgcatgaaatatttcatactaATAGCTATTAGTGGAACAGAACAATATATTTACCGGGTTTTATGTCCTCAGTgatggacatgctgtggtcgtgatgtCCTTTATcaagtgtttttattttttctcaTCAAGTGCCTTGATGTATGGGTACGATTTATGTTCGTCTGAGTCTTGTCCTGATCTTTCTGTACTAGAAACAAACCTGTCTTTTAAATACATCGTAAAAGATATATACCATTTGTTACTGAAATTTATTTGTctacaaaaaagacaaaacacagaCAGCGAAGACACGACTTACATTGTGAACCTGTCAATAAGCTGCTATTCTGTGTGCACGAAGTCTGCAGATAGCTTTCTATAGCCGCTGCGGCTTTCACTTCGCCCAACAGAAGAGAGAAGATGAAACTTTTGTCATGCTTTGAATTTTCTGAGAATAGCCAGGCTATTACCTTTACAATCCCACCTTCTCAATCAATAAACATGATGGTGATTTCTTTGATGAAGCCCTTTTTCTGCCCTAACCCGTCTGGCGCGGACACAGAGGATTCGGACATGCATGATTTGGGGTGGCGCCACGGCCCGACACGGCCGCGGGCTGAGGGAGGAGATAAGGGAGCGTGCATGGGCATTACTGGACTGGTGTGGGAGTTATATCATATAGGTGGTACGGAGAACTACAGGTAGGAATAACACACAGTCATACTGTGACCTTGgggaagggtgaagtgtgaggTACTAGTTCTGCAGCTGGGATGGATTTGAAACTGGAAAACTGTaacggaaggaaggaaggaatgatcGACGGAGGGGGATGTGTGGAGCATGCATGGGCATTACGGACCTGGTGTGGGAGTGGTGTGGGAGGCATAGGAAGCTACtctaggagtgggtaccggtacagaaaattcaggtaaagGTACGGATCAGGTCGAGAGGACCAGGTACAGGTCCgtacctgattgtctgtgaaaacttctgaatgggCAACACTcaaaccaatggtccatttcctagaaaggaatctgtttgattcTGAGTATCCGATAGCCCTAGGAACTGTAGGTCGGAATAATGCATAGTCATACTGTGACCTTGgggaagggtgaagtgtgaggTACTAGTTCTACAGCTGGGATGGATTTGAAACTGTAAAACTGTAACGTACTTtgagggaaggaaggaatgaacgACGGAGGTGGAAGGAATGAGGAAGGGAACCACAGGTCGGAATAACACAGTTTGACTGGACCTTGgggaagggtgaagtgtgaggTACTAGTTCTGCACCTGGGCTCGACTTGAAATTGTAAACGTTAACGGATTCAGCAGGAGGGAAAGAACGAGAGAGGGGGGGGGTGAAATAAGGAAAGGAGTAAGGAAGGGAAAAGATAAGGAAGGACAAAAAAGGATGGAAGGAGGTAGAGATGCATGGATGGAGTGATGGAAGCAGAGGGA includes the following:
- the LOC118428068 gene encoding tripartite motif-containing protein 2-like, producing MASNAISEITDEFLVCQICLENFKQPKVLPCLHTFCQPCLERLLATEPVGKLDCPTCRQDVPLPENGVQGLKYNLLVGKLHDILQQQSKWSAKGEASELEEDRVPCMGCEKDEPAKFYCLECTDYLCQVCNDTHRRLKGTISHKVVTVQDVQSGNFASDLRARETSKCETHNELHKFYCDTCHRVICLHCLVTAHKDHQYVEIEKAVEREGAKIKAKLATVKNTVGLHEKWVGELRSIKDNWSSQVQRTEEQIEKQATNIINAVKKIKQDRIGQLRTMNTAREKQLQAAMEAAEMDLASAKSCVQFTDNVLEYGSPAEVMSVARELTRRLDETTDKNAINKAVKLIKSIEDFTLDPQEDNVMEEVAKLVGRVRKTRIPMLGSSQTKQVRTNVVMSHSSAPALDHIKTVGKDGSRDGQFSTPLSLAVTTDGFIVVAEFYNERLQILDKDGSFKNKFDLWFKPSCVAALTNGELLVTGNGNRIHVLNKQCSRVIQVKRAAAGEDTKGIAVDGLGRIIVTIGCQVFALSPSGDVMVKFGGKGQGQQQLSSSLRVAVNNSNHIIISDNRNNNIKVFDPSGGHLYTCGSSGSGHGQLDSPYCVITDSEDNIIVAEFGNHRVSMFGSDGTFMKHVITQEEHGLFRPMGVALSQDGHLVISQYHSVKFFK